One segment of Solanum stenotomum isolate F172 chromosome 1, ASM1918654v1, whole genome shotgun sequence DNA contains the following:
- the LOC125853768 gene encoding agamous-like MADS-box protein AGL90: MVRKKVKLSFMENSTERRVSYRKRQKGFLTKTRELNTLCDVELATLVNSPYHNEPEVFPNHEAVTGMFTKFIDLPEKKESKNMKTHEKIIEKRIEKIEKELEKVRKENKKMEYTNQMYGLLNGELMPNSRDPDDLNDLCYVINKNLKLINDRIKAKTHEEGSTSNAPQPIVGPMNSGGTSFDMSWVPLLAPVDAPCSGRDTPVLSEIPLLVSSTIPSGTNFEMPRAPLNLVPDVTLPLTAPLMVPSNAPAQIPQFISPLRTPPQMVPLVDLSQVPSLLSSQRYPEMAYPILPTTMAYPMPSPMITPPMSNLVFPPTVPQIDTLMNIPSMSASAPMDNNVDGSLGIPQSPSFSDLLSLNDDEIMTLLDDTSFDINVQDPNHHHNNI; encoded by the exons ATGGTTAGAAAGAAAGTGAAGTTGTCTTTCATGGAAAATAGCACTGAGAGGAGAGTCTCATATAGAAAACGACAAAAGGGATTTTTAACCAAGACTCGTGAACTCAACACCCTTTGCGATGTTGAATTGGCTACCTTAGTCAATAGCCCTTACCACAATGAACCTGAGGTGTTTCCAAATCATGAAGCTGTTACCGGTATGTTTACAAAGTTTATCGATCTTCCAGAGAAGAAGGAATCAAAAAACATGAAAACACACGAAAAGATAATCGAGAAAAGGATCGAGAAAATTGAGAAGGaacttgagaaggtaaggaagGAAAACAAGAAGATGGAGTATACAAACCAGATGTATGGATTGTTGAATGGTGAACTGATGCCCAATAGTAGGGACCCAGATGATCTCAACGATTTATGTTATGTGATCAATAAAAACCTCAAACTGATAAATGATAGGATCAAAGCAAAAACTCACGAAGAAGGTTCTACATCAAATGCTCCTCAACCTATTGTTGGACCGATGAATTCTGGTGGGACCAGCTTCGACATGTCATGGGTTCCTCTTTTGGCCCCTGTTGATGCTccat gctcgggtcgtgacactccAGTACTATCCGAGATTCCCCTTTTGGTTTCATCTACTATACCTAGTGGGACCAACTTCGAGATGCCAAGGGCTCCTCTTAATTTGGTTCCTGATGTAACTCTTCCTCTGACGGCTCCATTAATGGTTCCTTCAAACGCTCCTGCTCAAATACCTCAATTCATATCCCCTTTGAGGACTCCTCCTCAAATGGTTCCACTTGTGGATCTTTCACAGGTTCCTTCTTTATTATCTTCACAAAGATATCCTGAAATGGCCTATCCAATCCTTCCAACAACAATGGCTTATCCAATGCCTTCACCGATGATTACTCCTCCAATGTCTAATTTAGTGTTTCCTCCAACGGTAccacaaatagacactttaaTGAATATCCCCTCCATGAGTGCATCAGCGCCAATGGATAACAATGTTGATGGCTCATTAGGCATTCCACAGAGTCCATCATTTTCTGACTTACTGAGTTTGAATGATGATGAGATAATGACTTTACTTGATGATACATCATTCGACATTAATGTACAAGATCCAAATCACCACCACAACAACATATAA